In the Acetobacterium sp. KB-1 genome, TGACCGTCACGAATCAGGAAACAGGCCGATGCCAGAGCACCAAGTCCAGAACCGACAATGTAGGCTGATTTTTGGTCAACGCCGTCCGGTTTTAATGGGTGTGCAAAAGCTTCATAATTTCCGCTGGAATAATACATAGTAATAACCTCCGTTTATTGTTCAAATTTGTTTATGGGTTCATTGTAGTAAAGATCGTCATAATTTGATATAAACAAAAAGAGTGATTTGATAAAACTCTGATCAAAGCACTCTTTTTGTAATAGGTTGTTCATAGTATAGACCTGGGCGGTCGATCGGTGCGGAATTGGTTAAGGGCGGTGGCAACTTGTCCTTGTAGTAGTGTAGCAAGGCGATCGATTAGGATTTTAGGATCTTCCTGCATGGCACCACGGATCCATTCAAGCATTAAGCCGACAAAGGCGTACTTATAAAAATCGGCGATGAATTTTTTATCCGCTTCACGGATGGTTATACCGATCGCTTGTTCTTCAACAACATCAATCATCAGTTTGTAGGTTAATTTATAAAGATATATTTCAACTTGCTCACGACTGACGGAATGATAGACATTCATAATAAAGGGCTTGTTGTCGAGCACGACTTCAAAGATTTGTAAAAATCCCTGTTGCCAGGTATCGTAGGTT is a window encoding:
- a CDS encoding TetR/AcrR family transcriptional regulator — protein: MSQTTKKALEISLKNLLLKKPLDKITINDIASDCGISRMTFYYHFKDIYDLVEWSCVEDASKALNGKKTYDTWQQGFLQIFEVVLDNKPFIMNVYHSVSREQVEIYLYKLTYKLMIDVVEEQAIGITIREADKKFIADFYKYAFVGLMLEWIRGAMQEDPKILIDRLATLLQGQVATALNQFRTDRPPRSIL